From Lacerta agilis isolate rLacAgi1 chromosome Z, rLacAgi1.pri, whole genome shotgun sequence, the proteins below share one genomic window:
- the TRIM32 gene encoding E3 ubiquitin-protein ligase TRIM32 has protein sequence MAAAPHLNVDALREVLECPICMECFTEEHLRPKLLHCGHTICKQCTEKLLANSINGIRCPFCSKVTRITSLAQLTDNLTVLKIIDTAGLSETVGILMCKACGRRLPKHFCKSCGMVLCESCKEAEHVQRGHAMVAIKEAADERRREFGARLGQLRELMGDLQKRKATLEGVSKDLQVRYKAVLQEYGKEERKVQEELARSRRFFTTSLSEVEKVNSQIMEEQAYLLNIAEVQIVSRCDYFLAKIKQGDIALLEEEGDEEEPELMNSLPKELTLQEVELLKVGHVGPLQIGQVVKKPRSINVEESQVEMAAVASVSFREANVADAEVSSLPSCSSPTKPRMPEAAASIQQCNFLKKMGSKGSTPGTFNLPVSLHVTPQGEVLVADRGNFRIQVFTRKGFLKEIRRSPSGIDSFVLSFLGADLPNLTPLSVTMNCNGLIGVTDSYDNSVKVYTMDGHCVACHRSQLSKPWGITALPSGQFVVTDVEGGKLWCFTVDRSIGVVKYSCLCSAVRPKFVTCDTEGTIYFTQGLGLNLENRQNEHHLEGGFSIGSVGPDGHLGRQISHFFSENEDFRCIAGMCVDSRGDLIVADSSRKEILHFPKGGGYNILIREGLTCPVGIAITPKGQLLVLDCWDHCIKIYSYHLRRYSTP, from the coding sequence ATGGCCGCTGCCCCTCATCTCAATGTGGACGCACTCCGTGAAGTCTTGGAATGCCCCATCTGCATGGAATGTTTTACTGAAGAGCACCTAAGGCCGAAGCTGCTGCACTGTGGGCATACCATCTGCAAACAGTGCACTGAGAAGCTCCTAGCCAACAGCATCAACGGGATACGCTGTCCCTTCTGCAGCAAAGTCACAAGGATCACCAGCTTGGCTCAGCTGACGGACAACCTGACCGTGCTGAAGATCATAGACACTGCGGGACTCAGCGAAACCGTTGGCATCCTCATGTGCAAGGCTTGTGGCCGGAGGCTCCCCAAGCACTTCTGCAAGAGCTGTGGGATGGTCTTGTGTGAATCGTGCAAAGAAGCTGAGCACGTGCAGCGGGGGCATGCCATGGTTGCTATCAAAGAGGCAGCTGACGAACGGAGGAGGGAATTTGGGGCCCGGCTTGGCCAGCTGCGAGAGCTCATGGGGGACCTGCAGAAAAGGAAGGCAACTTTGGAAGGTGTTTCGAAGGACCTCCAAGTAAGGTACAAAGCCGTCCTGCAGGAGTATGGGAAAGAGGAGCGCAAAGTCCAAGAGGAGCTTGCTAGATCCCGAAGGTTCTTCACCACTTCCCTCTCTGAGGTGGAGAAAGTGAACAGCCAGATCATGGAGGAACAGGCTTACCTGCTGAACATCGCCGAGGTGCAGATTGTGTCACGGTGTGACTACTTCCTTGCCAAAATCAAACAGGGAGACATAGCCCTCTTAGAGGAAGAGGGTGATGAAGAGGAACCTGAACTGATGAACAGCCTCCCCAAAGAGCTTACCCTGCAAGAAGTGGAGCTCCTCAAGGTAGGCCATGTTGGGCCACTGCAGATTGGGCAAGTGGTTAAAAAACCCAGGAGCATCAATGTGGAGGAATCGCAGGTGGAGATGGCGGCAGTGGCCTCTGTCTCCTTCAGGGAGGCAAACGTGGCTGACGCAGAGGTCAGCTCGCTGCCCAGTTGCTCCTCACCCACCAAACCACGCATGCCAGAGGCAGCCGCCAGCATCCAGCAGTGCAACTTCCTCAAGAAGATGGGCTCTAAAGGCAGCACTCCAGGGACTTTCAACCTGCCCGTCAGCCTGCACGTCACCCCCCAGGGGGAGGTGCTCGTAGCAGATCGCGGAAACTTCCGAATCCAAGTCTTTACGCGCAAGGGCTTCCTGAAGGAGATCCGCCGTAGTCCCAGTGGCATTGACAGCTTTGTGCTCAGCTTCCTCGGAGCAGATCTGCCCAACCTGACTCCTTTGTCTGTCACCATGAACTGCAACGGGCTGATTGGTGTGACCGACAGCTACGACAACTCTGTGAAGGTGTACACGATGGACGGGCACTGTGTGGCGTGCCACAGGAGCCAGCTAAGCAAGCCGTGGGGCATCACTGCCCTCCCATCGGGGCAGTTTGTAGTGACGGATGTGGAAGGGGGGAAGCTTTGGTGCTTCACAGTAGACCGCAGCATTGGGGTTGTGAAGTACAGTTGCCTGTGTAGTGCCGTGCGCCCCAAGTTTGTGACTTGCGACACTGAAGGGACTATCTACTTCACCCAGGGGCTGGGCTTGAACCTTGAAAACCGCCAAAACGAGCACCACTTGGAAGGAGGCTTTTCGATTGGTTCCGTTGGTCCAGATGGGCATCTTGGCCGGCAGATCAGCCATTTCTTCTCGGAGAACGAGGACTTCAGGTGCATCGCAGGGATGTGTGTGGACTCCCGGGGCGACCTGATCGTTGCAGACAGCAGCCGGAAGGAAATACTGCATTTTCCAAAAGGGGGTGGCTATAACATCTTAATCCGGGAGGGACTCACGTGCCCTGTTGGCATAGCCATCACCCCCAAGGGACAGCTCTTGGTCTTGGACTGTTGGGATCACTGCATTAAGATCTACAGTTACCACCTGAGGAGGTACTCCACACCTTAA